In the Archaeoglobus neptunius genome, TTTTTACGGGATATGTAATAGAAGAAACCGTCCTCATCGTACATGCCGATATCTCCGGTGAACAGCCAGCCATTTTTGAAGGATTTTGCGGTCTCCTCTGGCCTTTCAACATACTCACTGACTACCGAGGGGGATTTTATTACGACCTCCCCTTTCTCTCCAAGTGGAACCGGATTGCCATTTTCGTCGACAATTTTTATGTATGTTTCTGGAATAGGAATACCGCAAAAGGATCCGCCATACCTTTCCGATCTTTCGATGTCCATGTCATTTTTGTGAAAGCCGGCAGTAAATGTATCGCTGGTGTAGGTTTCTGTTAAACCGTAAGCAGCCTCTCTGAGTATTGCACCCGTGAGCTCTCTCCATTTTTGTCTGAGATCTTTCGTAAGGCTCTTAACAAAACTGGAGCCGGTGCAGCTTCTCAGAGATGTAAGATCATACTTTCCAACATCCGGATAGTTTATGATTTCCCAGTAGAGGTCAAACGGGGCGTAGAAGGTTGTTACCCTGTACCTGTCAATTGCCTCAACTGCCGCCCTCACATCCCATCTCGTGAGCAACACCACGGTTGAACCCGAAATTGTGGGAGAAACGATGCCCATGTTGTTGCCCGCAACCCAGAATATCGGCATCGCTGCCAGTGCTACATCGCTTTCCGCAACTTCTTTCGCAAATTTTTCAAAGTCAACATTTCGATCAGGGTAGAGCTCTACAAGCAGATGTGCATTGTAATATGTGTACATACCGGCACCGGTGTATATGATGTCCAGATGCCTGTGGTAGACTCCTTTGGGTAAACCGGTGGTGCCTCCGGTGAAATTCATCGTTGCGTAGTCCTCAATTGTTGTTGTTATGCTGACTTTTTTTGGAGAACTGTCTGATAGCAGGTCTTGCAGGCAAGGAGCATCATCAATTTGTGACTCCGTCTTCATTGATGGGTGGGGCGGGATTTCCGGGGTTTCGGGCAGGAAATCTTGAAAGGATGCCGCTACAACATGACTTCTGTTTGAGACCTTTTTTGCGGCTCTGTCCACCAGGGGATATAGCAAGTCCAGAGTCAGTACAAATTTGGGTTTGGATTGCTTGAGAAAGTATTCCAGTTCCATTTCCTTAAGCATTGGGTTGAGAAACACACAAACTCCGCCAGCTTTTAGCGTACCAAAAAATCCAATGTAAAACTGCGGCATGTTTGGGAGGATAAGGGCCACCTTGTCTCCTTTCCCGAAGCCATTTTGAAGCAGGTAGTTTGCGAGTCTGTTACTCAGTTCATCCATTTCCTTGTAAGATATTCTCCTACCGTAGTATATTATGTAGTCTTTCTGAGGCTGCATTTCGGCGTATTTTTCCAGATATTCGTGTATTGGTATCTTTCCCAGAGGATAAATAGGTTTTCTGGGAAGCGATGGATGTGGCCATACTCTACTCCACCTTTCTTCTAAAATGCTGAAATATTCTGTTTCGTTCATTTTACACCTCTATTTATCTTGTTTGATTTTGTTAAAAATCTCTACCTTAAAACCCTTTCGCTGGAAACAAATATGCGGGGGGAGGGATTCGAACCCTCGAACCCCTGCGGGAGTGGATTTCTCCCCTTCAGGTCTTGAGTCCACCGCCTTTGGCCACTCGGCAACCCCCGCTCATGTCTACTTCTATAATCTGCTTATCAAAATTTTGGTTCACAGGAGAGATTCGAGTTTCTCAATCACCTCTTCTTTTCTTGCCCTAACTCT is a window encoding:
- a CDS encoding AMP-binding protein — its product is MNETEYFSILEERWSRVWPHPSLPRKPIYPLGKIPIHEYLEKYAEMQPQKDYIIYYGRRISYKEMDELSNRLANYLLQNGFGKGDKVALILPNMPQFYIGFFGTLKAGGVCVFLNPMLKEMELEYFLKQSKPKFVLTLDLLYPLVDRAAKKVSNRSHVVAASFQDFLPETPEIPPHPSMKTESQIDDAPCLQDLLSDSSPKKVSITTTIEDYATMNFTGGTTGLPKGVYHRHLDIIYTGAGMYTYYNAHLLVELYPDRNVDFEKFAKEVAESDVALAAMPIFWVAGNNMGIVSPTISGSTVVLLTRWDVRAAVEAIDRYRVTTFYAPFDLYWEIINYPDVGKYDLTSLRSCTGSSFVKSLTKDLRQKWRELTGAILREAAYGLTETYTSDTFTAGFHKNDMDIERSERYGGSFCGIPIPETYIKIVDENGNPVPLGEKGEVVIKSPSVVSEYVERPEETAKSFKNGWLFTGDIGMYDEDGFFYYISRKKYMLKVSGISVYPTQIEFIMLSHPAVEMVGVIGAPDPEKGQVPIAFVKLKPGYQLTEQDLLKWCRENMAPYNVPKRIIIREQLPLTATGKVIREELVREYEQISGSE